In one Scomber japonicus isolate fScoJap1 chromosome 6, fScoJap1.pri, whole genome shotgun sequence genomic region, the following are encoded:
- the tnfaip1 gene encoding BTB/POZ domain-containing adapter for CUL3-mediated RhoA degradation protein 2 has product MSGDSCLPQHHTQSGSTSPAPHLACPKTKTCSYRGAVGLGNKYVRLNVGGTLFYTTLQVLTRQNSMLKAMFSGKKEVFTDKDGWILIDRNGKHFGSVLCYLRDGTVTLPTGRQAILELQAEAKYYLIQGLVELCQNTLQGNKEQPLCVIPVVTSNKEEERLIQSSTKPVVKLVYNRSNNKYSYTSNSDDNLLKNIELFDRLSLSFNGRVLFIKDVIGDEICCWSFYGQGRKLAEVCCTSIVYATEKKQTKVEFPEARIYEETLNTLLYETMPLPDNSLLEATRRSYSNCGSHSEEEEGPGGAELRERVRRINVKRYSTYDDRTLGH; this is encoded by the exons ATGTCAGGGGACAGCTGCCTGCCCCAGCATCACACCCAGTCTGGCTCCACTTCCCCAGCACCTCATCTGGCCTGTCCCAAGACAAAGACCTGCAGTTATCGAGGAGCAGTGGGCCTGGGTAACAAGTATGTCCGGCTCAATGTTGGTGGAACCCTGTTTTACACCACACTGCAAGTGCTGACCAGGCAGAACTCCATGCTGAAAGCAATGTTCAGTGGGAAAAAAGAAGTGTTCACTGATAAAGACG GTTGGATCTTGATCGACCGCAATGGGAAACACTTTGGCAGCGTTCTGTGCTACCTGCGTGATGGCACAGTCACCTTACCCACAGGCCGCCAGGCTATCCTGGAGCTGCAGGCTGAGGCAAAGTACTACCTCATCCAGGGCCTCGTGGAGCTTTGTCAAAACACCCTGCAG ggcAATAAAGAGCAACCCCTGTGTGTGATACCTGTGGTCACCTCcaataaagaagaagagagactcATCCAGTCTTCTACCAAG CCTGTGGTGAAGCTGGTGTACAACAGAAGCAATAACAAGTACTCCTACACCAG CAACTCCGACGACAACCTGCTGAAGAACATCGAGCTGTTTGACAGGCTGTCTCTCAGCTTCAACGGGCGCGTCCTCTTCATCAAAGACGTGATTGGAGACGAGATCTGCTGCTGGTCTTTTTATGGTCAGGGGCGCAAGCTGGCCGAGGTCTGCTGCACCTCCATCGTCTACGCCACAGAGAAGAAGCAAACCAAG GTGGAATTTCCTGAAGCTCGCATCTACGAGGAGACTCTGAACACCTTGCTGTACGAGACGATGCCCCTGCCTGACAACTCCCTGCTGGAGGCTACCCGTCGAAGCTACTCCAACTGTGGCTCCcacagcgaggaggaggaggggcctGGAGGAGCGGAGCTCCGGGAGCGTGTGCGTCGAATCAATGTCAAGAGGTACAGCACGTATGACGACCGGACACTGGGACACTGA
- the ift20 gene encoding intraflagellar transport protein 20 homolog isoform X2 produces the protein MAKDPLAEAGFYFDELNKLRVLEPDVSQKTSELKEECKEFVDKIGQFQKIVGGLIELVDELAKEAETEKMKVSY, from the exons ATGGCTAAAGATCCATTAGCAGAGGCAGGCTTCTATTTTGATGAACTCAACAAGCTACGGGTACTGGAGCCTGATGTCAGCCAGAAGACTTCAGAGCTCAAGGAGGAGTGCAAGGAGTTTGTCGACA aaattGGACAGTTTCAGAAGATAGTTGGAGGTCTTATTGAGCTCGTCGATGAGCTGGCAAAAgaagcagagacagaaaaaatgaAG GTATCGTATTGA
- the ift20 gene encoding intraflagellar transport protein 20 homolog isoform X1, with the protein MAKDPLAEAGFYFDELNKLRVLEPDVSQKTSELKEECKEFVDKIGQFQKIVGGLIELVDELAKEAETEKMKAIGARNLLKSVAKQREAQQQQLQALISEKKMQLERYRIEYEALSKVESEQNEFIDQFILQK; encoded by the exons ATGGCTAAAGATCCATTAGCAGAGGCAGGCTTCTATTTTGATGAACTCAACAAGCTACGGGTACTGGAGCCTGATGTCAGCCAGAAGACTTCAGAGCTCAAGGAGGAGTGCAAGGAGTTTGTCGACA aaattGGACAGTTTCAGAAGATAGTTGGAGGTCTTATTGAGCTCGTCGATGAGCTGGCAAAAgaagcagagacagaaaaaatgaAG GCCATTGGAGCGAGAAACCTGCTGAAGTCTGTGGCAAAGCAAAGAGAGgcccaacagcagcagcttcaggctCTCATTTCAGAAAAGAAGATGCAACTTGAGAG GTATCGTATTGAGTATGAAGCCTTGTCTAAAGTGGAGTCAGAGCAGAACGAGTTCATCGACCAGTTCATCCTGCAGAAATAA
- the lyrm9 gene encoding LYR motif-containing protein 9 isoform X2, with amino-acid sequence MPPVVGAELILTPVQLYRHLLRCCRQLPTAAMQKHYRHAIRQSYTSHADEEDPERIQMIIQRAISDANWILDKYTKKK; translated from the exons atgcCACCTGTAGTTGGAGCTGAGTTGATCCTAACACCAGTGCAGCTCTATCGACATCTCCTCAGATGTTGCAGACAGTTACCAACGGCAGCAATGCAGAAGCACTACCGGCATGCAATTAGACAG AGTTACACCAGTCACGCAGATGAAGAGGACCCAGAGAGGATCCAAATGATTATCCAAAGAGCTATTTCAGATGCTAACTGGATTCTTGATAAA tataCCAAGAAGAAGTGA
- the lyrm9 gene encoding LYR motif-containing protein 9 isoform X1 has protein sequence MYCAFYKQQRREGMPPVVGAELILTPVQLYRHLLRCCRQLPTAAMQKHYRHAIRQSYTSHADEEDPERIQMIIQRAISDANWILDKYTKKK, from the exons atgtattgtgCATTTTATAAG CAAcagagaagggaaggaatgcCACCTGTAGTTGGAGCTGAGTTGATCCTAACACCAGTGCAGCTCTATCGACATCTCCTCAGATGTTGCAGACAGTTACCAACGGCAGCAATGCAGAAGCACTACCGGCATGCAATTAGACAG AGTTACACCAGTCACGCAGATGAAGAGGACCCAGAGAGGATCCAAATGATTATCCAAAGAGCTATTTCAGATGCTAACTGGATTCTTGATAAA tataCCAAGAAGAAGTGA